In the genome of Streptomyces pactum, one region contains:
- the cbiE gene encoding precorrin-6y C5,15-methyltransferase (decarboxylating) subunit CbiE, whose amino-acid sequence MADRVTVIGWDGSPLTDAARSAVAAATLVAGAAHHLALPEVPPGAERIRLGSVDLAARRIAQHRGSAVVLADGDPGFFGVVRTLRAPEHGLEVEVVPAVSSVAAAFARAGMPWDDAQVVVAHSRDLRRAVNVCRAHPKVAVLTSPGAGPAELALLLDGVHRTFVICEALGTSREQVTVLTSDKVADHSWRDPNVVIVIGGAQAPAVPAGRGNPRVESTGWIAGHGAGFPPAVRGWALPAPAYATALGEDESPQLRAAQLARLGPRVGDLVWDIGAGSGAAAVEAAGFGAAVIAVDRDPDTCGRIAVLARRFGVQVQVVHGVAPQALEDLPEPDVVRIGGGGPAVVAACADRRPERIVTHAATRDEAEAVGGVLAEAGYGVECVLLQSVELDTRAWTERERAVRFLLCGHRPHP is encoded by the coding sequence ATGGCCGACCGCGTCACGGTGATCGGTTGGGACGGCTCCCCGCTGACGGACGCGGCCCGCTCCGCCGTCGCCGCCGCCACCCTGGTGGCCGGTGCCGCACACCATCTGGCCCTGCCCGAAGTCCCGCCCGGCGCCGAGCGGATCCGGCTCGGCAGCGTGGACCTCGCGGCCCGGCGGATCGCCCAGCACCGCGGCTCCGCCGTCGTCCTCGCCGACGGGGACCCCGGGTTCTTCGGTGTCGTCCGCACCCTGCGCGCCCCCGAACACGGCCTGGAGGTCGAGGTGGTGCCCGCCGTCTCCTCCGTCGCGGCGGCGTTCGCCCGGGCCGGCATGCCGTGGGACGACGCCCAGGTGGTCGTCGCGCACAGCCGGGACCTGCGACGCGCCGTCAACGTCTGCCGGGCGCACCCCAAGGTCGCCGTCCTCACCTCGCCGGGCGCCGGTCCCGCCGAACTCGCCCTGCTCCTCGACGGGGTGCACCGCACGTTCGTCATCTGCGAGGCGCTGGGCACCTCACGCGAGCAGGTGACCGTCCTCACCTCGGACAAGGTCGCCGACCACTCCTGGCGCGACCCGAACGTCGTCATCGTCATCGGCGGCGCCCAGGCGCCCGCCGTCCCGGCCGGCCGCGGCAACCCGCGGGTGGAGTCCACCGGCTGGATCGCCGGCCACGGTGCCGGCTTCCCGCCCGCGGTGCGCGGCTGGGCGCTGCCCGCGCCCGCCTACGCCACCGCGCTGGGCGAGGACGAGTCGCCGCAGCTGCGCGCCGCTCAGCTGGCCCGCCTCGGGCCGCGGGTGGGGGACCTGGTGTGGGACATCGGTGCCGGCAGCGGCGCCGCGGCCGTGGAGGCCGCCGGGTTCGGCGCGGCGGTCATCGCCGTCGACCGCGACCCGGACACCTGCGGCCGGATCGCCGTCCTGGCCCGCCGCTTCGGCGTCCAGGTCCAGGTGGTGCACGGGGTGGCCCCGCAGGCTCTGGAGGACCTCCCGGAACCGGACGTGGTCCGGATCGGCGGCGGTGGCCCGGCCGTCGTGGCGGCCTGCGCGGACCGCCGCCCGGAGCGCATCGTCACGCACGCCGCGACCCGCGACGAGGCCGAGGCGGTCGGCGGTGTGCTCGCCGAGGCCGGGTACGGGGTGGAGTGCGTACTCCTCCAGTCCGTGGAGCTGGACACCCGGGCCTGGACCGAGCGCGAGCGCGCCGTCAGGTTCCTGCTGTGCGGTCACCGACCCCACCCGTGA